In the Pseudanabaena sp. PCC 7367 genome, one interval contains:
- the nthB gene encoding nitrile hydratase subunit beta — protein MKLQHNLGGLEGLDPINTEVKVFVEPWEKRIFGIHTAMMALSNHLDEAIPDYQIDQVPTTFKSFWSWGHLRMGAEGMHPFEYFRLRYYEKWLGGISGFFVEEGYITQEELDTRTAEFLADSAKAAAPLPIGGDTAIDTQVDKYLREGDSPLRPYPNPPKFKVGDQVRVKNVSPADHSRLPGNLRGRVAKVVLVYEGAFTYFFPTADGLGTPMPVYSLAFKPEDLWHESLIDPKSVYYNDIFEVYLEAA, from the coding sequence ATGAAATTACAGCACAACCTTGGTGGTCTGGAAGGATTAGATCCAATTAACACCGAAGTAAAAGTCTTTGTTGAGCCCTGGGAAAAGCGGATCTTTGGCATTCATACCGCCATGATGGCACTCAGCAATCACCTCGATGAAGCGATCCCAGATTATCAGATCGATCAAGTGCCTACCACCTTCAAAAGCTTTTGGAGTTGGGGGCATCTGCGCATGGGTGCAGAAGGAATGCATCCCTTTGAATATTTTCGGCTGCGCTATTACGAAAAGTGGTTAGGTGGCATTTCTGGCTTCTTTGTAGAAGAGGGTTATATCACCCAGGAAGAGCTAGATACCCGCACTGCGGAATTTTTAGCCGATAGTGCCAAAGCTGCCGCGCCATTGCCCATTGGTGGTGATACCGCGATCGATACTCAGGTAGATAAATATCTGCGGGAAGGCGATTCCCCCCTCAGACCATACCCCAATCCACCTAAATTTAAGGTTGGCGATCAAGTCAGGGTCAAGAATGTATCTCCCGCTGACCATAGTCGATTGCCTGGCAACCTCAGAGGTCGAGTGGCAAAAGTAGTGCTTGTGTATGAAGGCGCATTTACCTATTTCTTCCCCACTGCGGATGGTCTTGGTACACCGATGCCAGTATATAGCCTGGCGTTTAAGCCGGAGGATCTCTGGCATGAATCCCTGATCGATCCCAAGTCAGTGTATTACAACGACATCTTTGAAGTTTATTTAGAGGCTGCTTGA